A window of Flammeovirga kamogawensis genomic DNA:
AGAAAAGAACGTAAATTAGGTATGCGTACATCAGAAACTACAGAAATGATCTTTCAAGATTGTAGAGTTTCTGAAGCTAATATCTTAGGAGAAGTTGGTGAAGGGTTTGTACAGGCTTTAAAAATTCTTGATGGAGGTCGAATTTCTATTGCAGCTCTAGGTTATGGAATAGCTAAAGGAGCATTAAAGTGTGCTTTAGAATACTCTCAAGAGCGTAAACAATTCGGGAAATCAATTTCTTCTTTTCAAGGAATATCGTTCAAACTTGCAGATATGGCTACTCAGGTAGAGGCTTCAAGATTACTGATTAAGGAATCGATAATAAAAAAAGAAAGAGGAGAAAATATTAATAAAGCTTCTGCAATGGCAAAATATTATGCTTCTGAAGTTGCTGTGAAATGTGCAGATGAAGCTGTTCAAATTTTTGGAGGATATGGTTTTACTAAAGATTATCCAGTAGAAAAATATTATAGAGATGCCAAGCTTTGTACAATTGGCGAAGGAACATCAAATATTCAAAAACTAGTGATTAGTCGATGTTTATTAGATGAATAAAAAGCAAAAGGGAATCAATCGGATAAAGATTGATTCCCTTTTTGGTATTATAGACTATCACAGCATCCTGTTAATAGAAATAAGTATCGTCTTTTGGCATAACAAATGCCATTACTAAGTAAATAAGACCTGGTGAGCCAAGACCAAAAAAGAAACTGACTACAAAGCCTAAACGAATTATTGTAGGGTCTATATTAAAGTATTTTGCAATACCGCTACATACTCCAGAAAAGACCGCATTTGATGTTGATTTTACTAATTTTTTAGACATGTTAATGATGTTAATTGTTTTTATTTGACACTTATTTACATATACGTTTTCTCTAAAGAAAAGATACATTTTATGTGTAAAAATTTACTAATTGTTGAGTAAATCAATTAATCGGATTATAATCTCTTTTAAATTTACAAAAAAGTATAGGCATAAAAAAAACCTTTAGAATTCGTTCTAAAGGTTTTTAGCAGAGAGTGAGGGATTCGAACCCCCGGTACCTCGCGGTACAATAGTTTTCAAGACTACCGCATTCGACCACTCTGCCAACTCTCTGTGAGTGATTACGTGTGCAAATATGCATGGTTGGATTTTAAATTCCAACATTTTGATTAATAAAAAATACAAATAAAATTAAATAACTTTATCTGAATTCTTCAGGCGGATTTGACTCTGTCCAAAGTTGAGCTTCTTCAATAGTTGTATTGATTTGAAAACCAATAAGTAATATCATAGCAATAATAAAAATCCATCCCATTAACCCCATAATTGCTCCAAGAGATCCATATAGAATATCATAAGAATTAAATGTATCTAAGTACAATCCAAATAGTAATGATACCACAATTGATAGTGTTGTAGCTACCACAGAACCTGGATTAAAGATTCTTTTCTTCATTACCTCGCTAGGTGCAAACCTAAATATGAGAGATACATTGAAGAAGAAAATAAGAACAATTAAGAGTACTCTTAAGGTAAGTAAACTGTAAATAGTGAATTCATTATTTAAGAACCCTATATCATGTAAATGTTCTAATAAATGCTTGCCGGATATTAAAATAAAAGAAGAAATAAATAATGTGACTAAAAAAAGTAGAGTGAGGTTTAATGCTACTCTAAATTGTTTAAATAAGCTTCTTTTATCTTCTAAATGATAGCAACTATTAAATGCATTCATTAGCGTTCTCATGCCAGTAGTAGCAACATAAGTAGCACCTACAAAACCAAATGATAATAAACCACCTCTAGACCTTCCACTAAGATCAAGTATTGGACCTTCAATAGCTTGATACACATATTGTGGGAGCATTTCTTCTCTAAATATTTTAAACATGATATCTACTTGATCATTTGGTATGTATGAAAGTAGTGTTGAGAAAAATATAATAAAGGGTAACATTGCTAGACTAAAACTGTACGCAATTGCCTGACTTCTTTGTAAAAGATCGTTCTGATCTACGCGTGCAATTAAAGCCTTGCTAAAAACATAGAAGGAAACTTCGGTATGCGGAACTCTACTATTTGATAAATAATGGATTACCTTTTTATATAAATCATTATTCTCAATTGTAGTTTTGATCTTCTTTTTTGCCAAACTTATTTATTTAATCTTCAAAGTAGGACGCTATTGCTTCCATAAAGTTTTTAGGAGCTCTACAAGGTTTGTAAGTCTCCTTTTTCATGAAAGCCAACTTTGTTTTACCTGTATTTAGTAATTCGCCATCTTGATTAAATAATTCATACTCGAATAATAACTTAACAGAAGGTTTTTCAGTTAATGTGGTTCGAATTGTAATTAGATCATCATATTTAGCAGGTTTAATATACTTAGAGAAGTTCTCTAAGACAGGTAACATTACTCCTTCTGCTTCCATTTGTTTATAACTCATTCCTAAAGAGCGAAGAGCTTCAGTTCTTCCTATCTCATAAAATTTTGCATAATGACCGTAATAGACAAATCCCATCTGATCGGTATCTGCATAGTTAATACGTATTTGTGTTTCTCGTGTTAACATATAAAATAATGAGTTAATGTAATTAAGTATCAGCTTTAGCTAAAATAACTTTTTCTGTATACTCGCCACAAAGATACGATGATAAACTTTTCGTTGAGGCGATTTTAGTCATAAAAAAATCGTCTCTAAGTAAACCTAGAGACGATTATATTTAATTTGCTACAATATTATTGAGCAAAGAAATCTTTCATTCTTGAAAAGAAGTTTTTACTCTTCTCTTTTTTGTGCTCTTGCGTAGGTAAGAAATTCTTAGACTCCTTTAATTTCTTAAGAAGATCTTTTTCTTCTCCAGATAATTTGGTTGGAGTGTATACAGAAACATGGATGAGTTGATCTCCAACGCCATAACCATTGATATCTCTGATACCTTTGCCTCTTAAACGAAGTACTTTACCGCTTTGAGTACCAGCATCAATAGGAACTTTTACATTACCATTTAATGTTGGGATTTCTACAGTTGTACCTAAAGCAGCATCCATAAAGCTTAAGTGTAATTCAAAATGAATATTTTCACCATCTCTATGTAACTGTTCGTCTTCAATAGCTTCAATTACAATGAGTAAATCACCTGCAACTCCACCACCTTTAGGCATATTACCTTTACCACGCATAGATAATTGCATACCATCATCAACTCCTGGAGGGATATTGATAGCAACTTCTTCTTCAGTATACAAACGACCTTCACCGTGGCAGCTTTCACATTTGTTTTTGATGATTTTACCTTCACCATTACAAGATGGACAAGTAGTATTAGATACCATCTGACCAAGCATTGTGTTAACTACTTTTTGTACCTGGCCACTACCGTGACATTGTTGACATGTGTCTAAGTCTGTACCATTTTTAGCTCCTGTACCATTACATGGTTCACAAGAATTATAACGCTTGATACGTACTTTTTTCTCAACCCCTTTGGCCATTTCCTGAAGGTTGAGCTTTAATTTGATGCGTAGGTTAGAGCCTTTTCTTTGACGTCTACCTCCGCCGCCTCCACCACCGAAGAAGTCGCCGAATGGGCTACCACCTCCGCCGCCGAAGATATCACCGAAGTGAGAGAATATGTCATCCATATTCATTCCACCTCCGCCACCAAATCCGCCAGAACCATCAAAAGCTTGATGTCCGAAACGGTCATATTTAGCACGTTTATCATCATCCCCTAGGATTTCGTAAGCTTCAGCTGCTTCTTTAAACTTCTCTTCAGCTTCCTTATCATCAGGGTTTTTATCTGGGTGAAATTTAATTGCTACTTTTCTGTATGCTTTCTTAATTTCACCACTTGATGCGTCTCTTTCTACGCCGAGTACTTCGTAATAATCTGCCTTAGACATAATTAATTATAAGTTATTGACCGACTACTACTTTAGCGTAGCGGATTACTTTATCATTTAACGTATAGCCTTTTTCTACTACGTCAACAATTTTACCTTTTAAATCTTCAGTTGGAGCAGGTATTTGAGTAATAGCATCATGGTAATCTGTATTTAATGGTTTACCAGTAGCATCCTCCATTTGTTTAACACCTTGTCCTTCTAAAGTTTTAAGCATTTTATCTTTAATCATTACAATACCGTCAACAACAGGTTTAACCTCAGGGCTGTCAGACTTTGTATTTGCAATTGCTCTTTCAAGATCGTCAACAGTAGGGATAATTGCAGAAAGAACTTTTTCACTTGCAGTTTTTTGTAAGTCAAGTTTTTCTTTTGCAGTACGTCTACGGAAGTTGTCGAACTCAGAATATAAACGAAGGTATTTATCCTTCATTTCTGCTAATTCCTTAGCTAATTTTTCAGTTTCAGAAAGTTCTACGCCATCATTATCAGAAGTAGAATTTTCATTTTCTTTATTTGCAGAATTTGTAGCTTCAGTTTGATCGTCAGTTACTTTTTCTTCTTTATTATCGATATTATCGTTTCCTTTATTTTCTGTCATTATAGTATTTTTTTGTGTCAAAAATATACGTTACGTAACTTTTCAACAATTTTGCCAATGCAAATATACAAGTCAAAATGTCCTTTTTCACTGTCATTAGTATTTATTGTGGCTGACAAGGTGTCTTATCTTGGCAGTTAACTTACTAATAACTTGAAAGATAGCTGATGTAAATTATATATTTAGAGACAAAAGGAGACCAATAACTTGATAGAATTACTGAGTGTTTAACTCTGAAACTGCCAACCAAGCCATAAGTCCAACACCAATTTTTAAAGCACTTTCATCAATATCAAAAGTTGGAGTGTGCACACTAGATACAATACCTTTTTCTTCGTTTCTCGTTCCTAATCTATAAAAACATGCGTCCATCTCTTGAGAATAATAAGCGAAATCTTCAGCTGCTAACCATAAATCAAGATCAACAACATTTTCTTCTCCTAGATATTCAATTGCAGCAGCTTTATTTCTTTTAGTAAGTTCTGGTTCGTTTACTAAGAACGGATATCCTTTGCAGATATTCATATCAACAGACCCACCCATTGCTTCAGCAATGCCTTCTGCCATTTTTGTTATTTTCT
This region includes:
- a CDS encoding PspC domain-containing protein; this encodes MSKKLVKSTSNAVFSGVCSGIAKYFNIDPTIIRLGFVVSFFFGLGSPGLIYLVMAFVMPKDDTYFY
- a CDS encoding YihY/virulence factor BrkB family protein yields the protein MAKKKIKTTIENNDLYKKVIHYLSNSRVPHTEVSFYVFSKALIARVDQNDLLQRSQAIAYSFSLAMLPFIIFFSTLLSYIPNDQVDIMFKIFREEMLPQYVYQAIEGPILDLSGRSRGGLLSFGFVGATYVATTGMRTLMNAFNSCYHLEDKRSLFKQFRVALNLTLLFLVTLFISSFILISGKHLLEHLHDIGFLNNEFTIYSLLTLRVLLIVLIFFFNVSLIFRFAPSEVMKKRIFNPGSVVATTLSIVVSLLFGLYLDTFNSYDILYGSLGAIMGLMGWIFIIAMILLIGFQINTTIEEAQLWTESNPPEEFR
- a CDS encoding acyl-CoA thioesterase; translation: MLTRETQIRINYADTDQMGFVYYGHYAKFYEIGRTEALRSLGMSYKQMEAEGVMLPVLENFSKYIKPAKYDDLITIRTTLTEKPSVKLLFEYELFNQDGELLNTGKTKLAFMKKETYKPCRAPKNFMEAIASYFED
- the dnaJ gene encoding molecular chaperone DnaJ encodes the protein MSKADYYEVLGVERDASSGEIKKAYRKVAIKFHPDKNPDDKEAEEKFKEAAEAYEILGDDDKRAKYDRFGHQAFDGSGGFGGGGGMNMDDIFSHFGDIFGGGGGSPFGDFFGGGGGGGRRQRKGSNLRIKLKLNLQEMAKGVEKKVRIKRYNSCEPCNGTGAKNGTDLDTCQQCHGSGQVQKVVNTMLGQMVSNTTCPSCNGEGKIIKNKCESCHGEGRLYTEEEVAINIPPGVDDGMQLSMRGKGNMPKGGGVAGDLLIVIEAIEDEQLHRDGENIHFELHLSFMDAALGTTVEIPTLNGNVKVPIDAGTQSGKVLRLRGKGIRDINGYGVGDQLIHVSVYTPTKLSGEEKDLLKKLKESKNFLPTQEHKKEKSKNFFSRMKDFFAQ
- a CDS encoding nucleotide exchange factor GrpE — its product is MTENKGNDNIDNKEEKVTDDQTEATNSANKENENSTSDNDGVELSETEKLAKELAEMKDKYLRLYSEFDNFRRRTAKEKLDLQKTASEKVLSAIIPTVDDLERAIANTKSDSPEVKPVVDGIVMIKDKMLKTLEGQGVKQMEDATGKPLNTDYHDAITQIPAPTEDLKGKIVDVVEKGYTLNDKVIRYAKVVVGQ